In Mixophyes fleayi isolate aMixFle1 chromosome 3, aMixFle1.hap1, whole genome shotgun sequence, the genomic stretch taagaggcatatgattattattattattattattattattattattattattattattatcgtagatttgtaaggcaccatagCGTCGttcagtagggaagacaaggacatacataaaacaagactttcgtagaacaagaacagacaaggcagacaaaataaatggagacatgaaaacaaagggtatggaggaccctgctcattagagagcttacattctaaagggaagagggcatagctgaaacaagaagagcgaGTGTGTCTCAGAgttgagattgggatagttgtgagggtgcattagtgtaaatagtgttatcaaggataaggtcacctctaaaaaagaggtgggttttcaaagagcatctaaatatttgaaggctgtgggaaagtctgatttagCGTGGCAGGAAATTCCAgtggagagcagcaggagagaagtcttgaaggcgggagtgagaggtggttatcagagacaagacaaggcgcaggtcagaggtaatactgcaGTAATACAACctaaactaagggatgtcattgcaacatggcttaaactgcttggactctcctgaggatatgtgatttctgataacgccatcaatattgttagagcattacagcggagggaattccatcacatttcctgttttgctcacacaataaacttggtggtacagaactttttaaaaatgacaatgacatacaggagatgctctctgtgtcccgaaatatttagggctattttcaggattctgcaacagcatgtaggagaatacagtagttgcaagaagaatagaatttgagggggactgtactttagtccagcgaagtagtcacctgtgaaaagagtgcagacactgttagcttgagtcaagtgattatcctaattagactttttgagaagcagctagagaaattgaagaaggaaatgaaacaaagcaaagtatattggaattgtagattaagtacttaattcacttcgccaggatccaagagttgtcaacatcttgaaatctgatcactacattttggcaactgtgcttgatcctaggtttaagagctatgtcttctctttctttccaactgacccagatctcaagagatgcaatgagctcctggtcagcaggcttacagctcaagtggtacatgacacaatgacatctcctccttcagtttctctggcaactgcttctaggaaaaaactaagctttcccaagacacccagtggtgatgcagacgagtacacactgatgagggtgaatatgatgacagtgtacattgcaggtgctgaagTCTAattgagagaaggaagctacctgatgctggtatgcttggcaatattttgggtagaatggcatcttggcaatttatgtttttctacagtatctttcacatttattagagaggtttttttctttaaaagggtacaagctttttatttacatttttgtttccctgacttaaaaccactatacacttgaacaaaggctttagcacatgaggtagagggattagtataatcatgactgagactggagagtgacaagaacaatgccacccctccagtttctgtatgagctatggcacagtagaatatcactggagacttttaagaacactgacagccctattattacaatttctgtttcaggactgaaccctgccacctctcctgtttttgagtgagctatgatacagtaaaatgtaactgcagatttagaccaagcctgccagccctaatatttctatttcagcaatgacaattagcaattaagcaatggagctctcctctttgtgtgtaacctatataacaccatacaatttgactgcaaagtcagaagaccaaggctgccagccctagtatttgtatttcaacaatgacaattagcaatggagcaatggagttctcctctttgtgtgtaacctatataacaccgtacaatttgactgcagatttacactaagactgccagccctagtatttgtatttcaggaatgacaattagcaattaagcaatggagctctcctctttgtgtgtaacctatataacaccgtacaaattgattgcagatttacaccaagcctgccagccctagtatttgtatttcagcaatgataattagcaatggagcaatggagctctcctgtttgtgtgttacctatataacactgtacattatgggactgcagatttagaagaccaagcctgccacacctagtaattctatttcagcaatgacaattagcaatggagctctcctgaatgtcactgtagactttgaagaacactgctacccctcccttTTCTAATCTACATATGGCGCTGCCCAACTGcgctgtgctaccccttctgtgtccctctgtgaaatggcgctagatggccgtggagggtggtacttatggaatccaaaactcccaagttccgacgacgtaacaatgatgttttgcctaattttcaaatccgaaaaaatGCGAAAGTACCAagtcggctcggctcggtactcggatctgctaagttcgggtgtgttcggttttcagggaagcgagcctgagcatctctacttttaatctAGCTGGAATGTGAGTGATTCTGGATATTGTGGCAAGTTGTATTGATTAGAATAACAAGAATGTAATTCCAGATCAGTGGCTTTCAGGTCATATGTCTGATTCCTGAGATGGGGTTTATAGCTGAAGAGGATTTTTGGATATAAATCTTGTGGCCAAAATATTTTCAGCCTTATTGAAATTCTCATAgaatgtttatgttttatatgtgtgttatattttattttatattattgtttttattttttaggctTAAGAAATAGCTCCatgataaaaaacaaattaaaggtTGAAACCCATTGGTCGGTTGTGTTGGAGAACTAGCTACCCTATGGGAAAGATAATTGACAAACAAAGACCTGTCTGCCCAGAAATTAAAATCTTTTAAGGGCTTTTTTTTTCGCCCATACACTGCCTATATCTGGTAGGAATCCAATCATTCCCTTAAGGGATATTTTATGTTGTATGTTTTTagtctaataaatatttttatgagaATATTGCATAGAAAATACCCAACCTTtgatgttttatgtttatatattgtttatatgacGGAAGGTGAAAACACTATTCTACAGTGGTTGGATGTCATAATGGTATTTTACTATTTGCACATCTGTGGTTTGGAGGAGCAGGAGAAGTAATTGACTCAACTGTAGAGAATATTTTCGGTTGATCCAGAATTCATTATGTCAGAGTTTGTGAATGGCTCATCTAACTCAGACATCACGTGAGTGTAACTTGAAtcacatttataatattttttctggTTTTCCCAGAACTATATAGgtgaatattatttgtttttgggTTCTGAAAGCAACACACATTGATCATGTGGATCTGAATCTACATGAGTATGGGCTATTTATTTGATATTCAATATTTATCAACATTTTGGTACTGTGATTGCCGCACACAACACTTGCAGCATTATATTATTGTAACCTCACATGGAatattcattgtattgttttttgaGGAGCTTGAttgatattaattttaaaaattgtaTCATTTAATTCCTTTATTGATTATTTGTAGCTGGTGCCAACACTAGGTATTGTGTTTTCCAAGAGGGTTGGTTCCCTGTACCCTAGTGAGGCTGCTGTTCACAAGGTTGACCACGTGGggagtctttttgttttgtttaaagcaATAACCGTAtaagtgcaaaatatttaaaatatagataaaactTGTATAAAATGACTTTTTTAACTTCaacttatttaaatgaataaagattatttttattttagcactAGTTAATTatacaaggcctgattcattactgatcttaacttgtgcggaagttgcgatcagtattttaagaacaaacggggagataagaaatttgcaattcaacaaggagcgaaaGGTTCAAAGGCACACCCGCCTTCAGGCACTTACGcaactgaaaataaaatgcaacaaACCTTAAGCAAATAATTCATCTTACGATCCACTTCTTAACatccgcttcttatttaaagataagaaggTGTGACGTaatggcaaatgtgggaggtgtgaAAAGTTTGTTTACACATGTAAAAACACAATCTAAGTGTATTATACAGGACAGTTGTAACCTAATTATTCGTTTGaacacttacatgtttatataacctgggacaaatgactttgaagtgtttttaatgagctaaatcaacaAACCTTCTTATTTACCTACATGAAAGGTTGTGTAATGAGTTTGATTTGAACTAACAATGTGGATGCAAAATCATTGCACAATAATTCGCTAAGATAAAtgaacatgcatattaaaataaacattagtgtATTGTAAAAAATTATATCATTAACGTTACAAAATGCATAGTGCactcttccataatcgatacatagtAGCGTACATACAACCTTCACACAGATAAAgatcatgagtcaggaatcgaactcatgactcaattgttggaaggtggattggctaaccactaaggcaacattcagttggaaatgtaaatacattctatagactagagcgaaaagcacaacaatacagcatgtttGCAACAaatgtaagagctagataatagtactcttCCTTATTATCCCAAAATATATGCCAATTAAGATCTGCTCGGGTACCTTAGTGATtaccacttctgtctcacaacactggcgccatgagtttgaataccaagcatggccgtaGCATCTGGGTGCAGCTTGTGGGCCTTATTTATTAATGGGttagtgtttagcacttttgccttacagccctggggtcatgagttcatttcacAAACATGGCCTTAACTTGTTATGATTCTGTTCAAAACTAATTCCttataattacagccatggagccagaaacTTGATATAAACATTAAACCGTTTATTGCAGCAAAAACATAGTCCAGGTGAAgcaaaataaacagaaacaagTTCAGGCTTAATGATTCAACGGTATAGCAAAATAGCAGGTAAACAATAATGAAAATACAGCAGATAACTTAGATGAAGCCAGTTCACAGTAATAGCCAGAAGTTCTCAGGAACTAAGTTAGTAGTGTGTCCAGGCATAGAAAGATATCAGGTAGATCTCCAGAAGATTAGGCTCAGATGAGTAGCAGGAGCTGACTGAAACAAGGATTTCCACAGAACAGCAAGTAACATGCAGATAGTCCAGGGAAAAACAAACATTAGCAGActtaggaacatcaatgaccagcaaaggatactgggATAGGCAGGCATATATAAGACACAGTTAGTTGTGGATGATTAACTAGGTGTGCTAGTTAACTCCCGTTAGTGGGAAAggccgaacagcagcacctctggaggatcacaggtactgcagggtaatatgcacacagagaaacaaggcagatcataacatagctGCGTGGACTTTGTGGGCCAATAAGATAAGTAAAGTCAAAATTAGAGGAACGTTGAACCTTGTAAAACTGTCGAATAATAGTTTTTCTTTTTGGCACCAAAGTAAAAGAATGACTCTTTTTTTCAAGTGCCTCACTGATacattgaaaattataaatatataccacaTTTTTCAATATACCAGCAATCAAACATGCTTTGACCAAGTTACTCCTTCTATTGACTAACTTTTCTTAACGATTCCtgccctgtatgttctccccatgtttttttttatttcctccatAAACTCCTTTTGACTTCATcaatcaatgtgtgtgtgtgtgtgtgtgtgtgtgtgtgtgtgtgtgtgtgtgtgtgtgtgtgtgtgtgtgtgtgtgtgtgtgtgtgtgtgtgttgttagactgtaagctctattgggccagggactgtgttctctgtacagcgccacaaAGTTGCTGTTGCcatcatacataaataaatgatgaaagaaattatgatgtagtgcaaagggaccaacgtaaattaaatattaaggtaTGCTCTAAATGTCCATCCATTAATGGCTAAAAAAACCTCAACACTTcttgtaattaaattacaaaagacacacacaacaatttttgtttttttgggggttttttataACCATTTTTTTAACCTTAGTAttccaaaaaacaacattataaatattttgaagaactaataattttgttgcaacatattaattttttttaaacaatttagaatatttttttatctttctttgatattttaatatattatgcaTGATGTCATCGTTTGATTGTGGGATTTCACCCACAGCCcgggtgtcttcttgagctgctgaaaaaaaatgaaaaaaacatgcgTAGCTAACTACGGCCCCTCTAGTGGTTGTACTTACCTCTTTGGTGGCTGGCCACCCCTCTAGCAGAGCACCACCAGGAAGTggctatacacacacagtatttcATGGGCCCCCCGCCATTACATTTCTCCAATGGGCACTTCATGCCCCAATTTGATATTGCTCTCAGTATCTGTCCTTATTATATATGTGTCAGTACCACTACTGTTGCTCTGTTATGTGATGTACAGTAAGTGTATGTAAGCATACATTCATGTATATTATAGCTAACAACATTGTGCAACTTTTTacaaaataggaaataaatattATCTGCAGTATAGTAGAGGAAACATTATACAAATCTCTTCCCAAAAGTAGTACAATGTATGGATGATGGGAGACAGACAGCTACAAATGGAAACTGACAAATCTTAAGTTTTGATTTGGAGAATTTGCAAATAAGCTCAGTTACAGCCAATATGTTGTATCAGTAACAGTGATTTAAGTGAGGACATATATGATACAGGTGTAGAGGGAGGTCAAAGGTTAGGCAGAATACTTGTGCACTaagaacctggggcctgattcaataaggatcttaaatgaagaggatccttatttcattctcctgggcaaaaccatgttacaatgcaaggggtgcaaatgagggttctgttttgcacataagttaaatactgactgttttttcatgtagcacacacatatcaactttaaatttcagtgtacaaataagctatcaaatatttgtgtgctacatgaaaaaacagtcagtatttaacttatgtgcaaaacagaacactcatttgcaccccttgcattgtaacatggttttgcccaggagaatgaaataaggatcctcttcatttaagatccttaatgaatcaggcccctcatgtCTAATAGAGATAATACAGTGTATGTAAATATTACATAGTCTAGTACACAAATGTTTCTTATTGTGATTAGTATGTCTTTAGTGTCTAACGTGTGCTCTTGTATTATATAAAGTCAGTCACAGCTATGGTGCACCTTTCTATATATTTGATACATTTGGGTGTGTGGACCAAACCcccatttattttattctgtttagcaCTTTGGGGGCTGTGACTGACTCCACTCTGTGTTTTAAATAGGGCAGTTTTCAGCTAGGTCCTACCTGTCTCATCTATAACCTATATGAGAGCTGCCCAAACTGAGGCCTCAAGAGccgccaacaggtcatgttttcaggaggtctttaatcatgcacaggtaagTTTATCTATTTCCCTGGGTCAGTAgctatcccacctgtttctacagacagaaatcccgaaaacatgacctgttgttgGCTCTTTAGGACTGGATATGTGCTCCTCTGACCTGTATACAGATGGTACAGAGAGGTATGTAcctatattatataaatgaattGTTAGTCTAGGTATGTAACTGAGTGACGTCACTGTGTGACTGTAAATGGGGATCCACAATGTACAAACTGTGCACCAAGAAACTCGTGTTTACTAGGGATAtagatattgtatatttatataaaagagtctaatacacatatatttgttattgtgattataatttatttcatgtCTCATGTGTCCTTCCATTCCTGTCTTGTATTAGGTAGTCAGTGAAGGTGTTCATGCACCTTTTCTTAATTTTGACAAATTTGGGCGTACGCACTAAATCCTCCTTTAATTTATTGTGACACTATAATTAAAGAAGACTAATCATTATAGAAGAATTAAATGATACATTATAAGCACACAAATAAACCGCAGAACACTAATGACATATTGCTgaaagtatatttattgtcaagTCCAATGTTAATCTGTTACATCTTGTTATCTCCTCTGTGTTGTGTATAACTAGGGGGATCACTGAACAGACTGAAGCATATTACCCAGGTTGTAGATATCACTATTGTTTTTCATTGGGGTATATTATAGCTAGAATCAAACTGGATATTCTGGCTCAGTCGCTACGAAGACCTGGACTTCACAAAGCTGAAGAAAATTGTTTTGCTGCAAATAGATGTTCACATATCGCCCGGCCATGCCATTACATTGGTAGGTTTCTTCAATGGCTTGTCGTTTGAACTGTACAGAAGAGCATCTGTATAAAAATAGTAAATCAGTTAGTAAAAATGGCAAGATaccaatgtaatatatatatatatatatatatatatatatatatgtatgtatatatatatatgtatgtatatatgtatatgtgaagGCACTATACAACAAGATAATTGGAGTTTACACAACCCTAAGGAACCATTGTAACGGGACTCCTTGGAGGGAGTACGGCACTTTGATTCTACAAAAGGGCTTGCATTTTGCACCTGTTAGTGGTCTTCAGGTCTCATCCTATATATTTAATAGGACCTGTTATAGTCCTACAAGTTGCTCTGGTGACAATGTAATGAGAAGCGTCACACACAGCATTTCctcatgtaatacagacagtcctgatgtcccctcactctcgtcATTAATTCACAccaggcctgaccaacctgtggctttccacgtgttgtgaaactacaagtcccagcataccttggcagctatcggctggcttttggcagagcatgctggggcttgtagttacacaacacctggggagccacaggtAGGCCAGACATGATTTACGCTATAAAGTACATTAAAGTAAGTTGTGTTTTAGGAAACAAACTGGAAAGTTTACGTAATGAAGGACTCTCTAGGTGGTGTCAGGATTAGGACATAAATGTGTGTAACCAAGCAGTATGTTtgagcaaaaataaaaacatttaaatgaaagCTGTAGGTGCTCCTAGAATGATACTAGGATGAgttttatttgtcattttatggttttcaccccGAGTATTTTTTGGGTACATTCATTAACCGTAAATCTAGGGGCAGAtttattgttttgtgtttccaaagACCATGTAGCAGGTGTCCACCTTGAGATACACTTGGCACATGAAGACCTGTTTCTGTGTTTCGTAAataatggtggcttagtggttagcacttctgcctcacagcactggggtcatgagttcaaatcccgaccatggggtaaatgtattaatgtccggattcttcaactccagcgagttcggcgtctttagcgcttaaatttaaagcggcgctgcattgtaaagggaacgccgttttaaatttaagcgctgaagacgccgaactcgccggagttgaagaatccggacattaatacatttacccccatgtccttatctgtgtggagtttgcatgttctccccgtgtttgcgtgggtttcctccgggtgctccagtttcctcccacactccaaaaacatactggtaggttaattggctgctatcaacattgatcctagtctgtctgtctgtctgtgtatgtgtgtgtgtatgttaaggaatttagactgtaagctccaatgggacagggactgatgcaagtgagttctctgtacaacgctgcggaattagtggcgctatataaacagctgctgctgatgatgatgatattaccaaTATTTGCATCTataattaaatttacattttttacaacaaaatgactaAAGATCATGAGTTTTGGTAGTTAAGGCCCACTTGTAAAACTACATAACATATCATATCAAATCACTCTTTATGTCACTTATTATCTAGCAAAGTTTGATCGAAACGTGAACAATTGTAATAGTTTAATGATCGGTATAAACATTAAGAAGCACATTAGTTTCTTCATTGATATAAAATTTATTTCAAGATCAAATTCACAAAGTAAAAATGACACAGATATGTTCTTACCTTGGGTTGTAATTTCCGTTATATGCCAGAGAGTCCCCGATGAGGATACTGGCTCCATCTATTCTCTCTCCGCAGCAGTCGCCTCTCTTAGTGATTGTGATGTGGGAAATTTTGTATGACTTCAGTAAATCCACCCTCCACCAGGGAGATGCTTCATTAGTTGTAGAAGAGCACGAGCCATGGCCAAAGTCAGAATTAGTGTCCCCATCAATGGCTTTTATGGCATTATAAATAGTGTTCTGATAACTGTATGTGGATGACTGTGTTGCACGACCTTGTAGGGCAACGTTTTCATCTATTGTAAAGAAATGGGAACAGAGcataataaataacattaattagTTTGTATCTAATACTTATCCTGAGACGCAAGGTTAGGGTCATACCTGGGCTCTAATATTCAGGGATGTTACTATGAATATggacattatttaaattattgactttttttaattttcagtAATTTATAGCAATATATAACTGGATAGAACTGAGCTGTTATTTAACTCCAACACACGTTAAGCTGAAATACGTAGAAATGCATTATTTTGTTAGTGTCATTTGTAAGTATAAGCCCgtttgtccagcttcaaacatgccttaaaaacccaccttttcctaaaagccttccagtcttccacttaactgccctccttccagtctcccaatTACCTCCCTCCTCATcattctcctccccccctcttccctctttGACATCTCAGCCTCCGTTCTcctcctttcctcctcctacccttgtgtctctgtctgtcctaccctccccttagattgtacgctccttcgagcagggcctcctctcctcctgttctccaccattttaactctgctctccagctacttgcctcttccgtgaggtccttctacccttctacctctctctctatccaactgggggctctcacctggcatctagctgtacattgagcttcctaGTTACTGTGTTTTTTGCTAACTGTACtatgctgtctcaccctgtatcgtgtttctgtctgtccctgtacggcgctacggatacttagtggcgccctataaataaaaattaataataataataataataataagtgcgtATTGTTTGGATGTACATAATAGGAGCAACTATGAATGGAGGTGAATTTGTTTGAGAGCTGGTTCCCTGAAATGG encodes the following:
- the LOC142142566 gene encoding fucolectin-1-like, yielding MTGRYVNINLPQKGTYLQLCEVQVYVEVGFQNIFSPIRRMMFLLSAALLLLFSSTTAHYNVKYENVALQGRATQSSTYSYQNTIYNAIKAIDGDTNSDFGHGSCSSTTNEASPWWRVDLLKSYKISHITITKRGDCCGERIDGASILIGDSLAYNGNYNPRCSSVQFKRQAIEETYQCNGMAGRYVNIYLQQNNFLQLCEVQVFVATEPEYPV